The proteins below are encoded in one region of bacterium:
- a CDS encoding thioredoxin domain-containing protein — protein sequence MKKSLLLFSLALLQACGGGQPSQPASAPAPVAGGSKTVVAELDGEKITEANLDEIVAGQLAQIQTQIYEIKRQGLDTLIDDRLLTKEAKKRGITVDQLLKVEILEKVGTISDEEVKLFFEDNKARLQGRSLEELKEPIRSQLLARKTSLYRMNFLDRLRSASSVKILLAPPKVDVGVDDDPSKGPKGAKVTIIEFTDYQCPFCSKVRPTVKQLVADYGDKIHYVLRDFPLDFHPAAKKAAEAAQCAGDQGKYWEYSDVLWNNQKSLEVTELKAYATGLSLDQKKFDACLDEGKYSAEVDKDLADGAKAGVNGTPTFFINGRSLSGALPVEQFKKIIDAELAGDKS from the coding sequence ATGAAGAAATCCCTTTTATTGTTCAGCCTTGCCCTTCTCCAAGCCTGCGGCGGCGGTCAGCCCAGCCAACCGGCCAGCGCGCCGGCCCCGGTCGCCGGCGGCTCCAAGACGGTGGTCGCCGAGCTCGACGGCGAGAAAATCACCGAAGCCAATTTGGACGAAATCGTCGCCGGCCAGCTCGCCCAGATCCAGACCCAAATCTACGAAATCAAACGACAGGGCTTGGATACCTTGATCGATGACCGGTTGCTGACCAAGGAAGCCAAAAAGCGGGGGATCACCGTCGACCAGCTCCTGAAGGTTGAGATCCTGGAAAAAGTCGGAACCATCTCCGACGAAGAGGTGAAGCTGTTCTTCGAGGACAACAAAGCCCGGCTCCAAGGCCGCAGCCTTGAGGAGCTGAAGGAGCCGATCCGCAGCCAGCTCCTGGCCCGCAAAACCTCGCTCTACCGGATGAACTTTCTCGATCGCCTGCGCTCGGCCAGCAGCGTCAAGATCCTGCTCGCTCCGCCCAAGGTCGACGTCGGCGTCGACGACGATCCGAGCAAGGGTCCCAAAGGAGCCAAGGTGACGATCATCGAGTTCACCGACTACCAATGCCCCTTCTGCAGCAAGGTTCGGCCGACGGTGAAGCAATTGGTCGCCGACTACGGCGACAAGATCCATTACGTCCTGCGCGACTTCCCGCTCGACTTCCATCCGGCGGCCAAGAAAGCGGCCGAAGCCGCCCAATGCGCCGGCGACCAAGGCAAGTATTGGGAATACAGCGACGTGCTCTGGAACAACCAGAAGTCTTTGGAAGTCACCGAGCTCAAGGCCTATGCCACCGGCCTGAGCCTCGATCAGAAAAAGTTCGACGCTTGCCTCGACGAGGGGAAATACTCGGCCGAGGTCGACAAGGACTTGGCCGACGGAGCCAAGGCTGGCGTCAACGGAACCCCGACCTTCTTCATCAACGGACGCTCGCTGTCCGGCGCCCTGCCGGTCGAGCAGTTCAAGAAGATCATCGACGCCGAGCTGGCGGGAGACAAATCTTAG
- the serS gene encoding serine--tRNA ligase yields the protein MLDPKFVQQNLDQVKAKLAKRGAVPEGLDQAVAVLQKKNQLQQEYDQLRARQNQASQEIQQLKKAGKDAAPVLEEMKQVAEKVKAIAPRMEELEKEFTEFLMQVPNLPHDSVPVGADESANKVVRSWGEKPRFSFEPKPHWEIGEKLGILDFERGAKITGARFTLYRGGAATLERALINFMLETHTLEHGYEEVLPPFLVNAASLRGTGQLPKFEADLFKTGEDYYLVPTAEVPVTNIYRDEILKAEQLPISLTAYTPCFRSEAGSYGKDVRGLIRQHQFNKVELVKFARPETSYDELEKLTRDAETILQKLGLHYRVVCLCSGDMGFASAKTYDIEVWLPGQNAYREISSCSNFEDFQARRAQIRFKDEQGKNRLVHTLNGSGLAVGRTLVAILENYQEADGSIRVPAELQSWSGLEIISAK from the coding sequence ATGCTCGATCCCAAGTTCGTTCAGCAGAATCTAGACCAGGTCAAGGCCAAGCTCGCCAAGCGCGGCGCCGTGCCCGAAGGCCTCGATCAGGCCGTCGCGGTCCTTCAGAAGAAGAATCAGCTCCAGCAGGAATACGACCAGCTCCGGGCCCGGCAGAACCAAGCCTCGCAAGAAATCCAGCAGCTCAAGAAGGCCGGCAAGGACGCCGCGCCGGTGCTCGAGGAGATGAAGCAAGTCGCCGAGAAGGTGAAAGCCATCGCCCCCCGAATGGAGGAGCTGGAAAAGGAATTCACCGAGTTCCTGATGCAGGTGCCCAACCTGCCCCACGACTCGGTGCCGGTGGGCGCCGACGAATCGGCCAACAAGGTGGTGCGGAGCTGGGGCGAGAAACCCAGATTCAGCTTCGAGCCCAAACCGCATTGGGAAATCGGCGAAAAGCTCGGCATCCTCGATTTCGAGCGCGGCGCCAAGATCACCGGCGCCCGTTTCACGCTCTACCGCGGCGGCGCCGCGACCCTGGAGCGGGCCCTGATCAACTTCATGCTCGAAACCCACACCCTGGAGCACGGCTACGAGGAGGTCCTACCGCCTTTCCTGGTCAACGCCGCGAGCCTCCGCGGCACCGGCCAGCTCCCCAAGTTCGAAGCCGACCTCTTCAAGACCGGCGAAGACTACTATTTGGTGCCGACCGCCGAAGTTCCGGTGACCAATATCTACCGCGACGAGATCCTCAAGGCCGAGCAGCTTCCGATCTCGCTCACCGCCTACACTCCCTGCTTCCGCAGCGAAGCCGGCAGCTACGGCAAGGACGTCCGGGGGCTCATCCGCCAGCATCAATTCAACAAGGTCGAGTTGGTGAAGTTCGCCCGGCCCGAGACCTCCTACGACGAGCTGGAAAAGTTGACCCGGGACGCCGAGACCATCCTCCAGAAGCTGGGACTTCATTATCGAGTGGTCTGCCTTTGCAGCGGCGACATGGGCTTCGCTTCGGCCAAGACCTACGACATCGAGGTCTGGCTGCCGGGCCAGAACGCTTACCGCGAGATTTCAAGCTGTTCCAATTTCGAGGATTTCCAAGCCCGCCGGGCCCAGATCCGCTTCAAGGACGAGCAAGGCAAGAACCGGCTGGTCCACACCCTGAACGGCAGCGGCTTGGCCGTGGGCCGGACTCTGGTGGCCATCCTGGAGAACTACCAAGAAGCCGACGGCAGCATCCGGGTCCCCGCCGAGTTGCAAAGCTGGTCCGGCTTGGAGATTATTTCAGCCAAGTAG